CAGCGATAAACCCAATAAGCGTGAGAGCGCGACTAAAACAGCCGCCGCATCGGAGCTACCTCCGCCAAGGCCGGCGCCCATGGGAATATGTTTTTCCAAATGAATATCGGTATGAATTGGCCGACCGGATTTTTTTTCCAGGCTACGTACAGCTTTCATCATAATATTGGATTCGTCCGTAGGCACGCCGGCGAGCCCGCATGTCAGACGTGCGCCACCTCTATCATTCAACCGAATCGCGACGCGGTCGTGAAGGCTTATAATTTTAAAAACGGTTTCGATGTTGTGATAACCATCGTCTCGTTTTTCATGAATACGCAAACCGAGATTGATTTTGGCATAGGCGTTGAGTTGAACTTCGTTAACTGACATTGATCTTAATATCCCCGCCCTTTTTTCTTTTTGCCTACTGTTGTTTTGTGTACCGCACAGGGATCTGTAGGTTGAAACTTGGCATTAAAAACTTCTTTGTATTTTTTAGGACATGCAGTGATCGCAAGTTGACCCGAATCCTCGCATATTTCCAAACGAACAACCCCTGCCGGCATTTCAAAATCTGCTTCCGGTAACCCCATCGTTTCGTGCGCATCCAACATAAATCTTCCCCACATCGGCGCGGCTATCACTTCGCCGGGATTACGCGCACTGAGATTGAGTTCATACGTATCATAGCCCACCCAAACACCGGCGACAATTTGCGGAGTATACCCGATGTACCATCCGTCGGACCATTTTTGCGTTGTACCGGTCTTTACTCCTGCCGGACGCTTAAACCCGAATCGCCGTGCTAATCGCCCCGACCCGCGTTCACTATCAATACTGGACTTCATCATTTCCGCCATGATGTAGGCCGTCTCCGCGCTCAAAACTTCTTTATATTTGGGAATATGCTGATACAAAAGATTACCATCTTTATCTGTGATGCGCGTAATAAAAACCGGATCAACACGGATGCCTTTGTTGGCAAAAACACCATATGCTGATACGATCTGCATCGGTACCACATCAAAAACACCGAGAGCAAGTGCATCGACAGGCTGCAACGTCGTCTGAATACCCATTTTTTGCGCATACGTGATCACTGTGGCCGGAGGAACAACCTCTTGCATAAGCCGTATGGCGACAAGATTGAGTGAAGTTGCTAGAGCATCTCTCAGCGTGGTCGGGCCACCCCGGCCTCCGTCATAGTTTTGAGGTGTCCATCGTTTACCGTCTTCCGTAATAATCACCACGTCTTGATTGAGCAATTTAAAATTTGGCGAATATCCGTTGTCTATGGCTGCCGTGTATAAAAAAGGCTTGAACGTAGAACCGGGTTGACGCGCAATCTGCGTTACGTGATTGAGTTTGTATTTTTTAAAATCACGCCCCCCGATCAAAGCCAACACATGCCCATTGGAAGGATCAACGGCTACAAAACCGGACTGCACCGTGCCGTAGAAGCGACTGAGAGAATCCACCGCTCGGGGGCTGGCGAGCAATCGTTCGATGTGCTCAGGCGAAACGCCTTCGCGACGCATATATTTAGGTAAATACTGTTGCGCATTAGCAGCCAGATACTCCGCGCCAAATTTATCTAAAGGTCCGAACCGTTCTTTTACATTTTCCTCATAGGCTTTTTCAGCCGCAGCCTGCGCGCGCGTATCCAATGTCGTAAAAACATTGAGACCGTCTTCGTACACATTAAAATGCAAACTGTCGGACAAATACTCTAATTCACGACGAACATTTTCAGCAAAATATGGAGCATATCCGATCACGTCCTCGTCACGGCGTGGAAAGGGCTGAATCATTTGCTGGCGTGCCTCCGAAAATTCACCCTCGGTGATATAGCCAACCTCTCTCATACGATAAAGTACCGTGTTTTTGCGTGCATTGGCCGCCTGGATATTATTCATATAAAATGAAGGGGCCTGCAAATGGCCGACCAGGTATGCAGATTCCGCTAAAGTCAGTTCCCGTACATCTTTGTGAAAAAAAATCTTGGCGGCCGCATGTATCCCATACGCATCATGACCGAAATACATGTGCGTGAGGTACATTTCCATAATCTCGTTTTTGGAATATGTTTTTTCGATCTGAATGGCGGTCAATACTTCTTTGAATTTCCGGGAGAGCGTTTTTTCTTTGCTCAGATAGAGATTTCGCGCGAGTTGTTGCGTGAGTGAGCTAAATCCTTCACTGGAGCTCAGTGTCAACGTATTGACCATCGCCGACTTAACGAAACGAATAATATCCATACCCCAATGATCGTAAAAACGATGATCTTCCGTCGCAAGCAAAGCTTCGGTAATGGATTGGGGGATTTCCTGAATCGGAATGCGCGTACGACGTTCCCGAAAAAACTCCTTGATGACTTTCCCGTCCGCTGAATATACTTTTGTGGAAAGTTTGGGTTCGTACACTTCGAGCTGTTCGATAGAAGGCAGATCGTCGCGAAAATAATAAGCAAAAAAGATCACCGCCGTCAAAAGTAAAAACATGACCCCCGAAAACAACTTTAAAGCCAATATCCATGCGGAAGAGTGATTGATTTTATTCGGGCCTGATTTCTTGGGCTCGTGACCCGGCTTGACCGGGATTCGGATTTCTTTGGCGTGGTCATCGGATGACTCCGGCATATCATCGTCTTCTCTGCGTTTTCTTTGCATGCGGTTAACCACCCCATGGCTGAAAAAGCTCATGATCGTCAATGCCGAGCATATGCAAAATTCGAGCTACTATAAAATCAGCGATATCATCTATAGATTGTGGTTTTTGATAAAAGGCGGGCATGGCCGGTACGATCCGCGCTCCGGCTTTGGACAGTGTCAACATGTTTTCGATTTGGATACTATTCATCGGCGTTTCACGCGGCACGATGATCAACGGAAAATTTTCTTTGAGCGCCACATCGGCAGCACGTTCGATAAGATTCGTAGATGCGCCATGCGCAATACCCGACAGCGTTTTCATGGAGCAAGGAACTACGACCATACCCAGGCGTCGCATGGAGCCGCTCGCCATCGGCGCGGCTATCGCCTGCACCGGCCATTCGCGCAGTTTGCCCTTGTCTATGTCGTGGCCAAATTTGTTTTTTAAAAATTCGACAACCCCTTTTTTATCTAAATCCCAATCCATCTCGACTTTGAAATTAATTTTACCGGCATCCGATATGATAAAATCCACTTCGTAAGCATGCGTTAGAAAATATCGTAGAAGACGAACGGCATAAATAACACCGCTTGCCCCGGTGATAGCTACAGTTACGCGTCGGTTCACTTTGTTTCCTTTTTTTCGATGGATGTTAATATCCAGATCCGCCACAATCCCAATAATGTACAGATGAGGCCGCCCATACTAACCCATGGAAATACATGATGTTCATCGCCATACCATAATAAGGCTGACGGTTCAAGATTATTAAAAATGAGAACGGTAAAATTATTGACACTATGAAAAACAATCGTCGGTAATATACTTTGCGTCCGCCAAGCTACGGCACCGAGTACGATCGCTATTATAAAAATCTGTATGCCGCCCCAGGGATTAAAATGAATCAACGCGAATACAAGACTGGAAATGGCTACCGATATCAATACAGGATAATGCGCTTCAAGAGATCGCTGCAAAAGTCCCCGTAATAATATTTCTTCACAGACTCCCGCAGCGATTACTGCGCCAACGATCAAAAGAAACCCATCCATAAAAGAATGAATCTTCATTTCTGCGGCCAACTGTTCTAAAATCCGTTCCGACATAAGCTCCGGACTGAGTAAACCTATCGTCGAATCCAACCAGGTATTAATAGCCGGTGCCATCCAGCGATCCAAAGTATCCGTAACCACGACAAGCCCCAATGCAGTTACGGCGGAAATAATCATAACCGATAGATTTACTCTTCGCATACGAAAAAGCAGAAGGATGTCCAGCTTATGAATACGCGCATAAATCAATGCCGGCAGAACAAATAACATCGTGCCAAGAACTAATCCAATTTTATTTAAAACGGGTACCGATTCTGCAGGTACAATAAATTTACCTATAACGACGAAAATCCCCATAAATACGAATCCCGTCATTACTCCCAAAATTAGAATAAAAAATGAAGTACCTATACCGGGTAACTGCGGTTTCGCTTCAAACGATATATCTGGTTTATTTTCAGATTCCATGGAGCCCAATATGAAAAAAAACTTCACTAAGGGCAAACTGAAATTTAACTGAGGAATGAATTATATATTGAAAAATATCCGATAGAAGATTGAGACAAGAGAAAATTCGCAAACTCAACCGATACACAAACTCATCCGATGATTACCGCCGAACTATGACGGCAACCATCGTCACTAATACCGCTACTAAACCTAAAACTATCAGGCGTGTGGTATAGCGCACATATAGTGGTATCGTATTCATATTATCACCTCCTTCTATTCCAAGATAACTGTGTTTTATTATGCAATTATTAGTGTTTTGTTAGAGTTTTATGATCTTGTAGCAATAAAAAACTTGCATTCGTTGTTTTTTTTCACACCACAAATTTAAAAAAACCTTATAAATGCATGACTTACGCATTGGCATCGCATTTGCATCAATTCATGCGAATATGAAACTAAATCAAATTCATACATTAAAACTAAATCGGAGGGAAAAGTGAAAAAGATACTATTAACCGTTGCGCTAATTCTCAAATTAGGCAATATCTCATCGCTCGTTGGTCAGGAAAATCAAGCTCGTATTGAAAGTAAGATTGATACACTCATGAGCTACCAAAAAATGATCTACAGTGAAGTAAAAAAAGAAGATCCGTTAGCCACACGTGGTGCTGGGTTTGAAATAAATCCGGCACGTCTTCTTGTAATGTCAGACGATCGCCTTTCGATCAGCGGAACCTATTCTATGTTTGCCATAGATCGTCGCGCTGAAATCGCATTCCCTTTTCTTTACGAACAAGGTGACAAACGTCACGGCTCGACACGCCTTATAAATTTAGATGCACAATATCGTCGTTTCCTCGGTGATCGCCAAGGCGGTCTTTATTTTAGCGGCGGCTTGCGTTTCACAAGCCTCAAGGGATATGAGGGCGATGATTGGGCTTGGGACGACGTAGGAACAACAAATAAAGTCACGGAAAATAAACTGGGCGTTTTATGCGGCGTCGGTTATCGCTACTTTACGAAAAGTGGTTTCTTCTGGGGTACATCGCTCAGTGTCGGTCGTTATTTCAAATACAACGACAAATCCATTCAAGATAATGTCCTTGATGACGGAAAGGTCATCGTTGACTTTGAAATTCTAAAATTCGGTTTTGCATTCTAAACTATATCATGTACGCTAAGATCAAAAGTATACTCTAAAAGGAGACACATCATGAATAATTCCGTTCAAAAATTAGAGTTGTATCCCCCTTTGATCATAGGATACATAACATTGAAAATAATTATCCTGACACTTTATCTCATAAGCTTGTAAAATTTCCGGTTATCGCGTGATACGACAAAAAAAGCGTCCTGCCTTTCGGTGGGACGCTTTTACCATTTTATTTTTTATTTAAATTTTCACTTATCCAAAAACGGTAACACACCTGCGGCTAAAGCTATGCCTCCCATGACAAAATGAATACCGTCAAATTTCAATCCAAGAATACTTATCAAACCTTCTCCGATCAGAAAAATACACAAAAGCAGCTGACTAAGCTTCATGCCTTTCATGGTGCTCTCCTAATGATTGGTTAATTCTATAAGAATGGATGATTGAATCTAATGTACGAACGCATTAGATTGCAACTTTAAATTGAAAAAACATGAATCGTACCGACCGACTTATAGCCATAGTGCTTTTACTGCACAGCCGTAAAATTATTCGTGCAAAAGATATTGCCGAACATTTTGATATTACGCTACGCACGGTGTATCGTGATATGAAAGCGCTCAACGAAGC
This region of bacterium genomic DNA includes:
- a CDS encoding CPBP family intramembrane metalloprotease, with amino-acid sequence MESENKPDISFEAKPQLPGIGTSFFILILGVMTGFVFMGIFVVIGKFIVPAESVPVLNKIGLVLGTMLFVLPALIYARIHKLDILLLFRMRRVNLSVMIISAVTALGLVVVTDTLDRWMAPAINTWLDSTIGLLSPELMSERILEQLAAEMKIHSFMDGFLLIVGAVIAAGVCEEILLRGLLQRSLEAHYPVLISVAISSLVFALIHFNPWGGIQIFIIAIVLGAVAWRTQSILPTIVFHSVNNFTVLIFNNLEPSALLWYGDEHHVFPWVSMGGLICTLLGLWRIWILTSIEKKETK
- a CDS encoding UbiX family flavin prenyltransferase, which encodes MNRRVTVAITGASGVIYAVRLLRYFLTHAYEVDFIISDAGKINFKVEMDWDLDKKGVVEFLKNKFGHDIDKGKLREWPVQAIAAPMASGSMRRLGMVVVPCSMKTLSGIAHGASTNLIERAADVALKENFPLIIVPRETPMNSIQIENMLTLSKAGARIVPAMPAFYQKPQSIDDIADFIVARILHMLGIDDHELFQPWGG
- a CDS encoding PBP1A family penicillin-binding protein produces the protein MQRKRREDDDMPESSDDHAKEIRIPVKPGHEPKKSGPNKINHSSAWILALKLFSGVMFLLLTAVIFFAYYFRDDLPSIEQLEVYEPKLSTKVYSADGKVIKEFFRERRTRIPIQEIPQSITEALLATEDHRFYDHWGMDIIRFVKSAMVNTLTLSSSEGFSSLTQQLARNLYLSKEKTLSRKFKEVLTAIQIEKTYSKNEIMEMYLTHMYFGHDAYGIHAAAKIFFHKDVRELTLAESAYLVGHLQAPSFYMNNIQAANARKNTVLYRMREVGYITEGEFSEARQQMIQPFPRRDEDVIGYAPYFAENVRRELEYLSDSLHFNVYEDGLNVFTTLDTRAQAAAEKAYEENVKERFGPLDKFGAEYLAANAQQYLPKYMRREGVSPEHIERLLASPRAVDSLSRFYGTVQSGFVAVDPSNGHVLALIGGRDFKKYKLNHVTQIARQPGSTFKPFLYTAAIDNGYSPNFKLLNQDVVIITEDGKRWTPQNYDGGRGGPTTLRDALATSLNLVAIRLMQEVVPPATVITYAQKMGIQTTLQPVDALALGVFDVVPMQIVSAYGVFANKGIRVDPVFITRITDKDGNLLYQHIPKYKEVLSAETAYIMAEMMKSSIDSERGSGRLARRFGFKRPAGVKTGTTQKWSDGWYIGYTPQIVAGVWVGYDTYELNLSARNPGEVIAAPMWGRFMLDAHETMGLPEADFEMPAGVVRLEICEDSGQLAITACPKKYKEVFNAKFQPTDPCAVHKTTVGKKKKGRGY